ACATGAACATCTGATATAAAAACCGCTTTTCCCGGAGTTTCACTCTTGTATGGGGCGTTATTGAGGGGAATGTCAGGTCTGTGAAGTGTGTCTGCAAAAATAATTGTGCCTTCATTTGAAAGCGAGCCTTTAACCATCACGACTTCGTCAGGAATCAGCTTTTCAGCCTCTGAGAATACTTCAGCACGCTTTTTTTCACGCTCTAAATCTTTGTTTGCATAATTAGAGTTTCCATTTTGCGGATTGTAGAAGAGCACATTTATTGTATCTGTTGGATCTTCTAAAACTGCAATCCTGTGTCCTTTTGCAGTGTTTCTGACCTCTGATATCATTCCTATTATAGTTACAGTCTGCTGTCTGTAACGTGTTGTCTGTGTAAGGGCTGAAATCGGCATAGGCTCGCCTCTTCCGCGTAGCATTTTAGAGAGCTTGTCGTATCTGTCCCTGAAATAGTAGATAAAATCAGTATATTCTGCGCCTCTTTTTTGCTCTTCGGGAGTTCCATAAATAATTTCGATGTTTGCCGGAGATAAAAAGCGTGTTCCGTCAGTCTCTTTTGTAACACCTTCATCAGTGGTATCGGGAATATTCACAGGCTGTTGAGTAACCGGTTTTAGACGCGGAATTGCAGGCTCAAAATACCTGTCTTTCCATCCGGGAATATGCTGGGGGAGTGCAACAGGTGCGTTTTTTGGAACATTTTTGATTATCTGTTCTATTAAAAGAGACGGATTGTCTGATTCCCTGATTTTTAAGACCACATCAAAGTGTACCTGAAGATCAGCCTCAAGAAATTTTTCGACAATCTCGATTCCCTTTTCATCCAACATTATTGCAGTTATGTTTGTATTGAGTTGTAAAAAATAGTTGTCAATATAAAATCCTTTAAAAAATCCTCTTCTGTCCGCCTCAAATTTTTACCTTTTGTTTAATACCTTTGCCTGACATATAATTTTTAAAAAAGGTGGCAGCAGAATGGCATTTGAAGAGACAATAATATTTTACTCACCCGCTGATGCAGATATTTTTTCAAAAAAACTCCGTGATGAGGGATGCAGGACAAAGACAAGGGTTGTTCAGTCTCTTGTCAAAGAGACAATCTGCAAAGCACAGATAAAAGATCTCCGGGATTTTTTCATAGAGGAGTCTGAAGATTTTAAGGATGACGAAAGTGAAATGACATCATTAATACAGGAT
The genomic region above belongs to Methanomicrobium antiquum and contains:
- a CDS encoding DNA-directed DNA polymerase II small subunit translates to MLDEKGIEIVEKFLEADLQVHFDVVLKIRESDNPSLLIEQIIKNVPKNAPVALPQHIPGWKDRYFEPAIPRLKPVTQQPVNIPDTTDEGVTKETDGTRFLSPANIEIIYGTPEEQKRGAEYTDFIYYFRDRYDKLSKMLRGRGEPMPISALTQTTRYRQQTVTIIGMISEVRNTAKGHRIAVLEDPTDTINVLFYNPQNGNSNYANKDLEREKKRAEVFSEAEKLIPDEVVMVKGSLSNEGTIIFADTLHRPDIPLNNAPYKSETPGKAVFISDVHVGSDTFLQKEWDKFTDWLCNCGAQYLLIAGDLVDGIGIYPDQDKELTVPNIYAQYEIFAKMLEKLPKDMSIIISPGNHDAIRGSEPQPGLPDAFTQHFPKNVILVENPAMVNLQGVRVLMYHGRSFDDLISMIPGASYTHPEEMMLEMLKRRHLACTYGMRTPINAAKEDKLVIDPIPEILHTGHVHICGQLKYRGVLCINTGTWQSQTSFQKQMNIQPTPARAYMVDLQTLECQLYDFNGEFVDIVNES